A genomic stretch from Campylobacter lari subsp. concheus includes:
- a CDS encoding peroxiredoxin: MIVTKKAIDFTAPAVLGNNQIVEDFNLYKNIGPKGAVVFFYPKDFTFVCPSEIIAFDKRYQDFKDRGIEVIGVSCDNEFSHFAWKNMPVNQGGIGQVKFPLVADLTKQIARNFDVLFGEAVALRGSFLLDADGTIRHAVINDLPLGRNIDEMIRMVDTMLFTNEHGEVCPAGWNKGDEGMKADPKGVADYLSKNEGKL; encoded by the coding sequence ATGATAGTTACTAAAAAAGCTATTGATTTTACAGCACCAGCTGTATTGGGAAATAACCAAATAGTTGAAGATTTTAATCTTTATAAAAATATAGGACCAAAAGGTGCTGTAGTGTTTTTCTATCCAAAAGATTTTACTTTTGTTTGTCCATCTGAAATTATTGCTTTTGATAAAAGATATCAAGATTTTAAAGACAGAGGTATTGAAGTAATTGGTGTATCTTGCGATAATGAATTTTCTCACTTTGCATGGAAAAATATGCCAGTAAATCAAGGTGGTATAGGTCAAGTTAAATTTCCTTTAGTGGCTGATTTAACTAAACAAATTGCTAGAAATTTTGATGTTTTATTTGGAGAGGCAGTTGCTTTAAGAGGTTCTTTCTTGCTTGATGCTGATGGAACAATCCGCCATGCAGTAATTAATGACTTACCACTTGGAAGAAATATTGATGAGATGATTAGAATGGTTGATACTATGTTGTTTACCAATGAACATGGTGAAGTTTGCCCAGCTGGTTGGAATAAAGGTGATGAAGGTATGAAAGCTGATCCTAAAGGTGTGGCTGATTATCTAAGTAAAAATGAAGGTAAATTATAA
- a CDS encoding ferredoxin, 4Fe-4S encodes MAVKITDICIACGSCIDECPVSAIVDDANNPEGEDRYYVYADKCVECVGHNEQPACASACPTDGCIVWSDVVGGQPSRDNIGSDLRDGSTPVFA; translated from the coding sequence ATGGCAGTTAAAATTACTGATATTTGTATAGCATGTGGTTCTTGTATAGATGAATGCCCAGTAAGTGCAATTGTAGATGATGCAAACAATCCTGAAGGTGAAGACAGATACTATGTTTATGCGGATAAATGTGTTGAGTGTGTAGGACACAACGAACAACCAGCCTGTGCAAGTGCTTGCCCAACTGATGGGTGTATTGTATGGAGTGATGTAGTAGGTGGTCAACCAAGCCGCGATAACATCGGTAGTGATTTAAGAGACGGTTCAACTCCGGTATTTGCTTAA
- the ndk gene encoding nucleoside-diphosphate kinase, with translation MEKTLSIIKPDAVEKGVIGQILTRFENNGLRIAATKKIQLSEKEAQEFYAVHKDRPFFKDLVEFMISGPVVVSVLEGENAVLKNRELMGATNPKEAAPGTIRADFADSIDANAVHGSDSLENAKIEIEFFFSKTEIL, from the coding sequence TTGGAAAAAACACTTTCTATTATTAAACCTGATGCGGTAGAAAAAGGTGTTATTGGTCAAATTTTAACACGTTTTGAAAATAATGGTCTAAGAATAGCAGCAACAAAAAAAATACAGCTTTCAGAAAAAGAAGCACAAGAATTTTATGCTGTACACAAAGACAGACCTTTTTTTAAAGATTTAGTTGAATTTATGATCAGTGGTCCGGTTGTGGTTTCTGTTTTAGAAGGCGAAAATGCAGTGTTAAAAAACAGAGAATTAATGGGTGCTACAAATCCAAAAGAGGCAGCTCCTGGTACTATTAGAGCAGATTTTGCAGATAGTATTGATGCAAATGCGGTTCATGGAAGCGATAGCTTGGAAAATGCAAAAATTGAAATAGAATTTTTCTTTTCAAAAACTGAAATTTTATAA
- the rpmF gene encoding 50S ribosomal protein L32 — translation MAVPKRRVSKTRAAKRRTHYKVTLPMPIKDKDGSYKMPHRVNPVTKEY, via the coding sequence ATGGCAGTACCTAAGAGAAGAGTGAGCAAAACTCGTGCGGCAAAACGCAGAACTCACTATAAAGTTACCCTACCTATGCCTATAAAAGACAAAGATGGTAGCTATAAAATGCCTCACCGTGTAAATCCAGTAACTAAGGAATATTAA
- the plsX gene encoding phosphate acyltransferase PlsX, whose protein sequence is MTSIAIDAMGGDFGEKPIIEGVIQALKEREFKAILVGDPQKLKTLIPQELNSYIEYEEAFDVFAMDENSTDALKRKDSTIYKAIDLVRNQKAKAVVSAGHSGATMSLATLRLGRLANIARPAIATLMPNIHSRTLVLDVGANVDCKSEHLFQFAIMGETYAKEILKITKPRVALLSNGEEECKGNELTKETHQLLKQLPNFVGNAEGRDIFNGTIDVLVCDGFNGNILLKTGEGVASVITKLLKQEIQKSFLAKLGYLLAKPAFNELKTHIDYEEYGGAPLLGVKECVIISHGKSGPKAIKNAIFQALNFIQSNINQTIEKELSNYEIN, encoded by the coding sequence ATGACAAGCATTGCTATTGATGCAATGGGTGGTGATTTTGGGGAAAAACCTATTATAGAAGGTGTGATTCAAGCTCTAAAAGAGCGCGAATTTAAAGCTATCTTGGTAGGGGATCCTCAAAAGCTAAAAACCTTGATTCCTCAAGAATTAAACTCATACATAGAATACGAAGAAGCTTTTGATGTATTTGCTATGGATGAAAATTCCACAGATGCACTAAAAAGAAAAGATAGCACTATTTACAAAGCTATTGATTTAGTAAGAAATCAAAAAGCAAAAGCTGTTGTTTCTGCTGGGCATAGTGGAGCTACCATGAGTTTAGCTACATTAAGACTTGGAAGACTAGCAAATATTGCTAGACCTGCAATTGCTACTTTAATGCCAAATATCCATTCAAGAACACTAGTACTAGATGTTGGAGCAAATGTTGATTGTAAAAGTGAGCATTTATTTCAATTTGCTATTATGGGTGAAACCTATGCTAAAGAGATTTTAAAAATTACTAAACCTAGAGTTGCTTTACTATCAAATGGCGAAGAAGAATGCAAGGGAAATGAGCTTACCAAGGAAACTCATCAACTCTTAAAACAACTTCCAAATTTTGTCGGAAATGCCGAAGGTAGAGATATCTTTAATGGCACTATAGATGTATTAGTATGTGATGGATTTAATGGGAATATTTTACTTAAAACAGGTGAAGGTGTAGCAAGTGTTATTACAAAGCTTCTAAAACAAGAAATTCAAAAATCTTTTTTAGCAAAACTAGGCTATCTTTTGGCAAAACCAGCTTTTAATGAACTAAAAACTCATATCGACTATGAAGAATATGGCGGAGCTCCACTTTTGGGTGTAAAAGAATGTGTCATTATAAGTCATGGTAAAAGCGGTCCAAAAGCTATAAAAAATGCTATTTTTCAAGCATTAA